Proteins from a single region of Halorubrum sp. 2020YC2:
- a CDS encoding phospholipase, which produces MAGRSPDPHAGDDPHGDEPLVTAGTPLDDADAALVLVHGRGATARSVVDLGEQLAGDRDVAVSPAESPAAREASGLSLLAPAAAGNTWYPNSFLSPVADNEPGRTSGLRAVGAAVDRAVESGIDRDRLLVGGFSQGACLASEFVARNPTRYGGIAVFSGGLIGESIDVDDYLADATAAGPEGSTGADGGPLFGTPAFVGCSDVDPHIPEERVHETTAVLEALGADVDERIYEGMGHGINDDEVEAASELVASLS; this is translated from the coding sequence ATGGCCGGACGATCCCCGGACCCGCACGCCGGCGACGACCCGCACGGCGACGAGCCGCTCGTCACCGCCGGGACGCCGCTCGACGACGCCGACGCGGCGCTCGTGCTCGTTCACGGGCGCGGCGCGACCGCGCGGAGCGTCGTCGACCTGGGCGAACAGCTCGCCGGCGACCGCGACGTCGCAGTCTCGCCGGCGGAGTCGCCGGCTGCCAGAGAGGCCTCCGGTCTCTCACTACTCGCGCCGGCGGCCGCCGGCAACACCTGGTACCCGAACTCGTTCCTCTCGCCGGTCGCGGACAACGAGCCGGGCCGCACCTCCGGGCTTCGAGCGGTCGGCGCCGCGGTCGACCGCGCGGTCGAGTCCGGAATCGACCGCGATCGCCTCCTCGTCGGCGGCTTCTCGCAGGGCGCCTGTCTCGCGAGCGAGTTCGTCGCCCGGAACCCGACGCGGTACGGCGGTATCGCCGTCTTCAGCGGCGGGTTGATCGGTGAGTCGATCGACGTCGACGACTACCTCGCGGACGCGACCGCGGCCGGCCCGGAGGGGTCCACGGGCGCCGACGGGGGTCCTCTCTTCGGGACGCCGGCGTTCGTCGGCTGTAGCGACGTCGATCCGCACATCCCCGAGGAGCGGGTCCACGAGACGACGGCGGTGCTGGAGGCGCTCGGCGCGGACGTCGACGAGCGGATCTACGAAGGGATGGGGCACGGGATCAACGACGACGAGGTCGAGGCGGCCTCGGAGCTGGTCGCGTCGCTTTCGTAG
- a CDS encoding SpoVR family protein → MRDERVEAKREAETLDEPAREARALAERLGLDPYPVRYWVVDHDQMNELIAYGGFQRRYPHWRWGMNYERQKKKDRHGLGKAFEIVNNDDPAHAFLQESNSVADQKAVITHVEAHADFFSNNDWFGLYADRGEDGPNAAARLERNADRIAAIARRADVDRDEVERLIDAVTALEDTIDQHSPVDAARSVEEPGVAADVSDDDADPLAAIEDRIDDLDLSAEVRRDVFDDEWLEERGEGVEPEEPRPDVLAFLRDHGKRYDSESGKAVDREPWETTVIDAIREEAYYFAGQKQTKVMNEGWATYWESVMMGGEGFAGPDEFLTYADHMSRVLGSPGLNPYKLGFELWTHVELRAARREVIDKLLRVEGVTPENFHSRIDLDEVAALLEPHPAIAGAGPATLDELADLATDGDPRVDAEAVDRALSERSDDEEGSGDVDVERYPWKLLTREGLAERHFVLSRSDHRGALRNVSREALEEQARYLFDVDRYETVGAAIDDVDRAAGWERMFEVRESHNDVTFIDAFLTDEFVREGNYFTYEYSRAAEEHRVASVDADDVRRKLLLRFTNFGKPTVVVLDGNFRNRGELLLGHRYNGVALDEERAKETLKRVFELWGRPVNLATVRVEYDEGAARRAKRRGEEPEGTEVGVRFQYDGGEVTEHDLDDAVEARIVADEVDYDTKPDDWLA, encoded by the coding sequence ATGAGGGACGAACGCGTCGAGGCGAAACGCGAGGCCGAGACGCTGGACGAGCCGGCCCGCGAGGCGCGAGCGCTGGCCGAGCGGCTGGGACTGGATCCGTACCCGGTGCGGTACTGGGTGGTCGACCACGACCAGATGAACGAGCTGATCGCCTACGGCGGCTTCCAGCGCCGGTACCCCCACTGGCGGTGGGGGATGAACTACGAGCGACAGAAGAAGAAGGACCGCCACGGGCTGGGGAAGGCGTTCGAGATAGTCAACAACGACGACCCGGCCCACGCGTTCCTCCAGGAGTCGAACTCGGTGGCCGACCAGAAGGCCGTGATCACCCACGTGGAGGCGCACGCGGACTTCTTCTCGAACAACGACTGGTTCGGCCTCTACGCCGACCGGGGAGAGGACGGCCCGAACGCCGCGGCGCGGCTGGAGCGCAACGCCGACCGGATCGCGGCGATCGCGAGGCGGGCCGACGTCGACCGCGACGAGGTGGAGCGGCTGATCGACGCCGTGACCGCCTTGGAGGACACGATCGACCAGCACAGCCCGGTCGACGCCGCCCGCTCCGTGGAGGAGCCGGGCGTCGCGGCGGACGTGAGCGACGACGACGCGGACCCGCTCGCGGCGATCGAAGACCGGATCGACGACCTCGACCTCTCCGCGGAGGTGCGCCGCGACGTGTTCGACGACGAGTGGCTCGAAGAGCGCGGGGAGGGAGTCGAACCCGAGGAGCCGCGTCCGGACGTGCTCGCGTTCCTGCGCGACCACGGGAAGCGGTACGACTCCGAGAGCGGGAAGGCGGTCGACCGCGAGCCGTGGGAGACGACCGTCATCGACGCGATCCGCGAGGAGGCGTACTACTTCGCGGGACAGAAGCAGACGAAGGTCATGAACGAGGGGTGGGCGACGTACTGGGAGTCGGTGATGATGGGCGGCGAGGGGTTCGCCGGTCCCGACGAGTTCCTCACGTACGCGGATCACATGTCGCGGGTGCTCGGCTCGCCCGGGCTCAACCCCTACAAGCTCGGGTTCGAGCTGTGGACGCACGTGGAGCTGCGGGCCGCCCGCCGAGAGGTGATCGACAAGCTGCTCCGCGTCGAAGGGGTGACCCCCGAGAACTTCCACTCGCGGATCGACTTAGACGAGGTCGCGGCCCTGCTCGAACCACACCCGGCGATCGCGGGCGCCGGCCCGGCGACGCTGGACGAGCTGGCCGACCTCGCCACCGACGGCGACCCGCGCGTCGACGCCGAGGCGGTCGACCGGGCGCTGTCCGAGAGAAGCGACGACGAAGAGGGGTCCGGCGACGTCGACGTCGAACGGTACCCGTGGAAGCTGCTCACGCGCGAGGGGCTCGCGGAGCGGCACTTCGTCCTCTCGCGGTCGGACCACCGCGGCGCGCTCCGGAACGTCTCCCGGGAAGCGCTCGAAGAGCAGGCGCGGTACCTGTTCGACGTCGACCGGTACGAGACGGTCGGGGCCGCGATCGACGACGTCGACCGCGCGGCCGGCTGGGAGCGCATGTTCGAGGTGCGCGAGAGCCACAACGACGTGACGTTCATCGACGCGTTCCTCACGGACGAGTTCGTCCGCGAGGGGAACTACTTCACCTACGAGTACAGCCGGGCCGCCGAGGAGCACCGCGTCGCCAGCGTCGACGCCGACGACGTGCGCCGGAAGCTGCTCCTCCGGTTCACGAACTTCGGCAAGCCGACGGTCGTCGTGCTGGACGGCAACTTCCGGAACCGGGGCGAGCTCCTCTTGGGCCACCGCTACAACGGGGTCGCGCTCGACGAGGAGCGCGCGAAGGAGACGCTGAAGCGCGTCTTCGAGCTGTGGGGCCGCCCGGTGAACCTCGCGACGGTCCGCGTCGAGTACGACGAGGGCGCCGCCCGGCGCGCCAAGCGCCGGGGCGAGGAGCCGGAGGGCACCGAGGTCGGCGTTCGCTTCCAGTACGACGGGGGCGAGGTGACCGAACACGACCTCGACGACGCGGTCGAAGCGCGCATCGTCGCGGACGAGGTCGACTACGACACGAAGCCCGACGACTGGCTGGCGTGA
- a CDS encoding DUF444 family protein, whose amino-acid sequence MGLTEDRERFREVGETRREDLAEFISHGNLGGSGPDRIRIPVKVVDLPAFEYDQRSAGGVGQGGDGQPQPGQPVDPEPGDGDEAGEPGEEGGDHEYYEMDPEEFARELDEALGLDLEPKGKRVIEEVEGDFTDTARAGPRGTLDVDEFFKRGLKRHLATDFDGEYVREGLFVAGADVDDVFAWARDGGIPVSRAWIADAAATLADEAGEPVEALDRWESFDALDDAVDREPVTQRIRREGLDSVPFRREDERFRHPEVIEERERNVVVVNVRDASGSMRETKRELVERVFTPMDWYLTGKYDAAEFRYVVHDAEAWEVDREEFFGVQSGGGTRISSAYELVEDLLEEYPYSEWNRYVFAAGDSENAGSDTRERVVPLMESIDANLHAYVETQPGDGAANARHADEVESAFTDADDVAVARVSEPDDVTDAIYEILSTEASGDGDAAPGGSAAADGGERR is encoded by the coding sequence GTGGGACTGACCGAGGACCGCGAGCGGTTCCGGGAGGTGGGCGAGACGCGCCGGGAGGACCTCGCGGAGTTCATCAGCCACGGCAACCTCGGCGGCTCCGGTCCGGACCGGATTCGGATCCCCGTCAAGGTGGTCGACCTCCCCGCCTTCGAGTACGATCAGCGGTCCGCGGGCGGGGTCGGACAGGGCGGCGACGGGCAGCCGCAGCCCGGCCAGCCGGTCGACCCCGAGCCGGGCGACGGCGACGAGGCGGGCGAGCCGGGCGAGGAGGGCGGCGATCACGAGTACTACGAGATGGACCCGGAGGAGTTCGCCCGCGAACTGGACGAGGCGCTCGGCCTCGACCTCGAACCGAAGGGGAAGCGGGTTATCGAGGAGGTGGAGGGCGACTTCACCGACACCGCGCGCGCCGGTCCGCGAGGCACACTCGACGTCGACGAGTTCTTCAAGCGCGGGCTGAAGCGCCACCTCGCGACGGACTTCGACGGCGAGTACGTCCGCGAGGGGCTGTTCGTCGCCGGCGCCGACGTGGACGACGTGTTCGCGTGGGCGCGCGACGGGGGGATCCCCGTCTCGCGGGCGTGGATCGCGGACGCGGCCGCGACGCTCGCGGACGAGGCGGGCGAGCCGGTGGAAGCGCTCGACCGGTGGGAGAGCTTCGACGCGCTCGACGACGCGGTCGACCGCGAGCCGGTCACCCAGCGGATCCGCCGCGAGGGGCTCGACAGCGTCCCCTTCCGCCGGGAGGACGAGCGGTTCCGGCACCCGGAGGTGATCGAGGAGCGCGAGCGCAACGTCGTCGTCGTCAACGTCCGCGACGCCTCGGGCTCGATGCGGGAGACGAAACGCGAACTCGTCGAGCGCGTGTTCACGCCGATGGACTGGTACCTGACCGGAAAGTACGACGCCGCCGAGTTCCGGTACGTCGTCCACGACGCGGAGGCGTGGGAGGTCGACCGCGAGGAGTTCTTCGGGGTCCAGTCGGGCGGCGGGACCCGGATCTCCAGCGCCTACGAACTCGTCGAGGATCTCCTCGAGGAGTACCCGTACAGCGAGTGGAACCGGTACGTGTTCGCCGCCGGCGACTCCGAGAACGCCGGCAGCGACACCAGAGAGCGGGTGGTCCCGCTGATGGAGTCGATCGACGCGAACCTCCACGCGTACGTGGAGACCCAGCCCGGCGACGGCGCGGCCAACGCCCGCCACGCCGACGAGGTCGAGTCCGCGTTCACGGACGCCGACGACGTCGCGGTGGCGCGCGTCTCGGAGCCGGACGACGTGACGGACGCCATCTACGAGATACTCAGCACGGAGGCGTCCGGCGACGGCGACGCGGCTCCCGGCGGGTCCGCGGCCGCCGACGGAGGTGAACGGCGATGA
- a CDS encoding HD domain-containing protein: MTTQIKDPVHGYIELSDPVVDRVIDTSAFQRLRYVKQLSATHLVYPAANHTRFEHSLGVYHLGRRVFENLREEPYFTRETSSETLDEIQSTLECACLLHDVGHPPFSHVCERFLDPAALRDRLAQRGFAASLREAGVGDAPLREASPHELMSCLLILDRFDDALRSLSVDPEEVCAYVLGYSLVYERGGPWQHGLGAQLLHSPVDVDRLDYISRDNWMTGANVLNFDTDRMVDAYTAHPDEGLALSEKALSTLGNYLEGRIALYMWVTQHHKLVFANALLRDLTERAAALTGEPPVTIDGVLDGEIDDNTVAERLRRLARDRPETTFATLYDRYRSRRFPTTCWKHRIAYADRIDVDREAFGEWLVSSDDRLERELAGELGVAAHDVWIERSYVPEYEPSELADIPIAYGGTTRSAGDWGLYGDRAFDSPIPFVYVPDGNRKRATRWLVERFRAEYGAGREPNR; encoded by the coding sequence ATGACCACACAGATCAAAGACCCCGTCCACGGATACATCGAACTCTCGGACCCGGTCGTCGATCGCGTGATCGACACCTCGGCGTTCCAGCGGCTCAGGTACGTCAAACAGCTCTCTGCGACGCATCTCGTCTATCCGGCGGCCAACCACACGCGGTTCGAACACAGTCTCGGCGTCTACCACCTCGGGCGTCGCGTCTTCGAGAACCTCCGCGAGGAGCCGTACTTCACCCGGGAGACGTCGTCGGAGACGCTAGACGAGATCCAGTCGACGCTGGAGTGCGCGTGCCTGCTCCACGACGTCGGCCATCCGCCGTTCTCGCACGTCTGCGAGCGCTTCCTCGACCCGGCGGCGCTGCGGGATCGGCTCGCGCAGCGCGGGTTCGCTGCGTCGCTTCGCGAGGCCGGGGTCGGGGACGCTCCGCTCCGCGAGGCGAGCCCGCACGAGCTCATGAGCTGTTTGCTAATCTTAGACCGCTTCGACGACGCGCTTCGGTCGTTGTCGGTCGACCCGGAGGAGGTGTGCGCGTACGTCTTGGGGTACAGCCTGGTGTACGAACGCGGCGGACCGTGGCAGCACGGGCTGGGCGCGCAGCTGCTCCATTCGCCGGTCGACGTCGACCGGCTCGATTACATCTCTCGGGACAACTGGATGACGGGCGCGAACGTGTTGAACTTCGACACCGACCGCATGGTCGACGCCTACACCGCGCACCCCGACGAGGGGCTGGCGCTCTCGGAGAAGGCGCTTTCGACGCTCGGTAACTACCTCGAAGGGCGGATCGCGCTGTACATGTGGGTGACCCAGCACCACAAGTTGGTGTTCGCGAACGCGCTCCTTCGCGACCTCACCGAGCGGGCGGCCGCGCTGACCGGCGAGCCGCCGGTGACGATCGACGGCGTCCTCGACGGCGAGATCGACGACAACACCGTCGCGGAGCGGCTGCGACGACTCGCGCGCGACCGGCCTGAAACCACGTTTGCGACGCTGTACGACCGGTATCGCTCACGCCGGTTCCCGACGACCTGCTGGAAACACCGGATCGCGTACGCGGACCGGATCGACGTCGACCGCGAGGCGTTCGGGGAGTGGCTCGTTTCGAGCGACGACCGTCTCGAACGCGAACTCGCCGGCGAACTAGGCGTCGCGGCCCACGACGTGTGGATCGAGCGGTCGTACGTCCCCGAGTACGAGCCTTCGGAGCTGGCCGACATCCCGATCGCCTACGGGGGGACGACGCGGTCGGCCGGCGACTGGGGACTGTACGGCGACCGCGCGTTCGACAGCCCCATTCCGTTCGTCTACGTGCCGGACGGGAACCGGAAGCGCGCGACCCGGTGGCTCGTGGAGCGGTTCCGGGCCGAGTACGGCGCTGGACGGGAGCCCAACCGATAA
- a CDS encoding VOC family protein, translating to MSDESPAPVTSERPDAPFHTSGTDHITVWGSNEEDTLAFYRDLLGMPLVLRQPNLDDPSQTHLFFDTGDGRILTVFVSDERASARGQRVNTGAVHHLCFSVEPDEYEEIMAALEEAGKGYNVFDRGIFHSIYTQDNNGLVIELSADKYEIPADRKGEVLATAQRLREEDGADFAQDRHMEGALEELGLPVNKHDLPDADAGVGV from the coding sequence ATGAGCGACGAGAGCCCGGCTCCGGTCACGTCGGAGCGTCCGGACGCACCGTTCCACACCAGCGGCACCGACCACATCACGGTCTGGGGGAGCAACGAGGAGGACACCCTCGCCTTCTACCGCGACCTGCTCGGGATGCCGCTCGTGTTGCGGCAGCCGAACCTCGACGACCCCTCGCAGACGCACCTCTTCTTCGATACCGGTGACGGCCGGATCCTCACGGTGTTTGTGAGCGACGAGCGAGCGTCCGCGCGCGGCCAGCGCGTCAACACGGGCGCCGTCCACCACCTGTGTTTCAGCGTCGAGCCGGACGAGTACGAGGAGATCATGGCCGCCCTCGAAGAGGCGGGCAAGGGATACAACGTGTTCGACCGCGGCATCTTCCACTCGATTTACACGCAGGACAACAACGGGCTGGTCATCGAGCTGTCGGCCGACAAGTACGAGATCCCCGCCGACCGGAAGGGCGAGGTGCTCGCGACCGCGCAGCGCCTCCGCGAGGAGGACGGCGCGGATTTCGCGCAGGACCGCCACATGGAGGGCGCCCTCGAAGAGCTTGGCCTCCCGGTGAACAAACACGACCTGCCGGACGCCGACGCCGGGGTCGGAGTCTGA